The DNA region TTCTTCAAAAAAATCTGAAGTTTTTATACTGCTATCTATAACAAAATTATGATTGCTTATTTTTTGTAACTGTTGCTTTATAAAATTCTTAGGTCTAAGTAAAAGTTTTGTACCTACAAATGAAGATAAGGCTGCAATAATTGCAGCAACAGTAATTTTTACAATATTGCTTGTCCCAAATAGAGGAATAAACAATACTATAGAAACTATAAATGTAAATATAGCTGCCTTAACTTCAATACTCTTTATAAATCCTAAGGATAATAATTTATTAAATCTAAATACTTTTACATAATGTATATCCTTTTCAAAATTAATCTTTAGTTTTGCGCAGCTATCTGTTCTTTGAACTTCATCTATAGTTATATTTTCTTTAAAAAATTCTGCACTACCATTAAGTAGTCCATATAAATAATCAAACATTCCCCTTTTGGATTCATAAGTGAATATGGCTTCTCTGGCAGCTGTGGGTTCAATAGATACAATTGGTGGTTTTGCTCCTGGAAATCTTTGAGTCATCACTACATGAATATCAAAAAGTGATCTTAAAAATGAATATAAATTGTCATGCTGAAAAAATGAAGGAAAATCATTAAAAAATGATATTACATTATCTCTACCTATTTTTCCCCAGAGATTTTTAACATCAGTATTAGTCTTTTTAGAAATATGTATTATTAAATTATTTACCTGATCATCATTAACGTTTTCAAGTGGTGAAAATATTTTTTCACTGCCAAAGCCTGCTTGGTTCATGGCCTCATTAATTATAGAATCACCATAAAGTTTTCTACAAGTCCTTACCCAAGTCGCAACTACAGTTCCCTTCATCATTCTCAACTCCTAATATTTATAATATAATTTCCAACTTATCAAGTTTCGCTAATGGCTTTATTTCCCTTACATATGCAGTTTGTGTTTTAACACCACTTCCACTGTTACTAACAAGTAACACCTTGTTACTATCTAGTTTTTTAATCTGTCTTATTATTACTTGATCATCATATTCCAGTAAACATAATGAATTATTTTCTATTTCATGAATTGTATGAGCAAAGGCAATATCTCCCTTTGCAACTCTAAAACCAATCATATCGTCATTTTGTATTTCTACAAAAAATACCTTATCTTGAGCATATCCTTCTATCTTATTTGCAATTATAGGAAGCTTTTTTGATGAAACAACTGTTTTCAAATCAGTCTTATATACAGGAACATTCTTTAATATAGATCCTAATGCATCATCCCACACAGCATTAACTTCTTGCTTTCTCCTGTCAGATTTTATAGATATTTTATCTCTAGATACATTAGTTTCTTTAGTTTCTTTTTGCTCATCTGCATACATATTGATGTCATCTAAGTCTTTGCCGAAGACCTTTGAAATTCTTTTAATAATAGCTTCATTGGCAACCTTTCTGCCAGTTTCAAGTTCATTTACAAACCCTTCCGAAACTCCTAGTTTTTTCCCCAAAGTTTTCTGCGTTAATCCATTTTTAGTTCTTAAAGCCTTAATTTTTTCTCCAATTCTAGTCATACTCACCAACCCTTATTTCTTTCGTCTTTCTGCCCATTTTCGTTCCTCTACCAAGTGTTCTAAAAGATCATCAAAAGTCCACTTAATAGATGTTGGGGTTACCACTGCGAATATGGTTTTTCTATCTACGCTGTTTCTAAATACCTTTATAGTTTTTTCAAGCTCTTCATCATCCAAATTATTAAATAAAACTACTTTTTCATTACTGACAATTCCATGTGCTACTGGTAAAATTAAACCCTGTATAATACTTTCTATCTTCATCTTACCCATATGTCTATCAATTACTTTGAATTTCACAAGCTTATTACTTAATACCAATTCACCTATATTCACAATTTCCTCTTGATTAAAGCCATATATTAAAATCAATTTATCATTATTAAGTGTCATAAACCTCTGCTACTTAAAATATAGACAAATGTGTCCATATTAAGATTTTTCCTTTTTCAACGTGTCCGATTTTGCATAAGCTACTTTCGTTTGATATGACACTCTAAAGGCGTAAATTCCCCAAATAGCCTTGGGTACATACCTATAAATTCTTTAAAGTGATTATTTACAGGTTCGTAGCATTCCCTTCCTTTCTTTTTTTATTTATCAAAATTATAAATCTTTATTTTTCACATCTACCAACAAGCACCATCAAGATACTACTCTATAGTTATTGCAACCCTTTCGCTTTGCAAATGGTTATTTTTCGCCTGTTTCGTAACCTTTTCCGATGAAAAGATAGAAGTAATTTATAGTCGCCATGGACTTTTTGCATACATTTGTTCATAATTGTCTATGCTTTTAGTAACTAAAGCTTTCCTCTTCTCTAAAACAATAGATATTTCTTTCAAAGTCTTATGAAATACTTTGAAAGAAATATCTATACGTTCTAAATTTTTTCCGGTTCATCATATTCTTTTTCGAGAGTATCTACTGTTACTTCTTGCATTATAATATCTTCTAGTGGCTTATCTCTGTAATCAGTTTTTGCATCCGCTATTTTTTTAGCTATATCTAAGCCCTCAATTACCTTTCCAAAGCCAGCATATTGTCTATCCAAATGAGGGGAATCTCCTACCATTATAAAAAATTGACTTCCTGCTGAATCAGGTGACATGGACCTTGCCATAGACAATACCCCTTCAACATGCTTTATATCATTTTTAAATCCATTAATTTCAAATTCACCCTTAATAGAATATCCAGGATTACCTGTGCCGGTTCCATTTGGACATCCTCCTTGTATTACAAAGCCTGGTATTACTCTATGAAAGATTAATCCATTGTAAAAACCCTTTTTAATAAGACTTATAAAATTATTTACTGTATTTGGTGCTAAATCTGGATATAATTCTGCTTTTATTATATCTCCATTTGATATCTTGATGGTAACTATAGGATTCATATTTATCCCTCCATTATTTTCTCTAATTTTATAACATTTATATTATGCACATTCAAATAAATAACTAGTCAGTATACTAGTCTATTTTGAATCCTACTGCGTCAACAGAGCCCTCAGATAGCTCACTATCTTGGTCACCTGTTTCCTTGTATGATCATATATTTCGCATCTTTGACTTACTATTTATTTTCATATGCCTTATTCATAATTATTATACACTAAAATTAATAAAAAAATAAGAAGGGGCTGTCTCAAAAGGAACAAATATTCATTAAATTTGAGAATGGCCTATTTGTTTATTAAAAATCAAATTTTAATAGTAGAATAGTTAAAAAACTGTTTCACAATACATATCTATGCATTGTGAAACAGTTCCTTCTTATAAAAATTTTATTGGGAAATAATTTTTTACCTTTATTTTACAGTAAATTCCAAATCTTTAACTAATTTATACAACTTTACATATTTAAAAGCTTTCTACTTAATTCAATTTTATCTTCAGAAGAATTTAATATTTCTACACTGCCTTTTTGACCACTTAAGTTTAATAAATTTAATGCCACAAGTTTTCTCTTTAACTGCTTAACAGTCCCCAAGCTTCCATCTATTATAGGAACATCTTGTGTAAGTTTTGATATTTCATTCTCAATAAAAGGATAATGTGTACATCCTAAAACAATAGCTGCTATTTCACTATTTATGTAAACAGATAATTTTTCCTTTAAATAATTTTCTAATTTATTTCCGCTTAAAACACCAGCTTCTATTAGCTCTACAAGTCCAGGACATGGCAGAAGCGTTATGTCAGCTTTATCATTATATTTCTTCAAGAGATTATTAAATTTTTTTTCCGCTAGGGTTACAGGTGTAGCCATAATTAACACCTTGCCTCTTCTTTTAATCTCTACAGCTGGTTTTAATGCTGGTTCTATACCTATAACAGGAATATTTGAATATCTTATTCTTAAGTCTTTAATTGCAGCACTTGTAGCTGTATTACATGCAACTACCAATGCTTTTATATTCTTTTCCATAAGAAAATCAGAAACTTGAAAACTCAATTGTCTCACTTCATTAACATTTTTAGTACCATATGGTGCATTTTTTGAATCACCATAATAGATAAAGTTCTCATTAGGCAGGAGCTTTATTGCTCTTTTTAATACACTAATTCCACCAACACCAGAATCAAAAAAACCTATAGATTTACTCTGCATTTCCACTATATCACCTCAGTCAAGCATTTGAAAAGAAATGCCTTATACATATATTCTAAATTCAATTTTATTATAACTCATACATATATTTTATTCTATAACCAATCTTACTACTTAGCAGCTCTATAACAAATAATATTTACTTAATAATCCAAGGCTATATGCCTTTATGTGAAACTTATATTAAGTTGTTATGAACATGAAAATTTTAATCTAACGATAGGTGAAATGATGCATTAATTTTGATTATTAAGTAAATATTAATAATGTGAATTTTACATAATCAAGCTATGATGTAGAAAACAAGCCATTTTACAATATATAAAGTGAAATTTGGTTATTTATAGTTAGCAGATCTTATTTTGGGGTTAAATTTAGAGTATTGGCATCTAAATTTATCATAATTTCATTTTTCATTAACTTTAACTAAAAAATTTATAACTTATATTGTATATCTTTAATAATTATATTATAATTAACAATATTACTGATATTTATTTCATAATATAATTTTACATTTTATTATTGTACATATGATAAATTTATTAAGGGATACTAATTTAGTCTATTTTATCTCTAAACTAATTTACCACTATAATTTTTGATATTTTTTAAGACATTTGAAAATAAATAGCTAGTAAGATATTAGATGTATTTTCCATGACACAGAGAAACATATTCCGTTGAGGATATAATGGATTTCTATAGAAGCAATATTATTAAAATACACTGATACGCTGACTGATTATTTTTTTGAAGATGCCTAATAATGAAAGGGGATTTCATAATGAGCAATTTAGTCGAAACTTTTGGTTCAAATGTATTTAGTGATGCAGTTATAAAGGAACGTCTTCCTAAAGCCACATATAAGGCTTATAAAAAGGCAATAGAAAAAGGTCTTGCTCTTGATTTAGATTCAGCAAATGTAATAGCTTCTGCAATGAAGGATTGGGCTGTAGAAAAAGGTGCTACTCACTTCACTCATTGGTTTCAGCCATTAACTGAAACTACAGCAGAAAAACATGATTCTTTTATCTCTCCAACTGGTGATGGTAAATTATTATTAGAGTTTTCTGGTAAAGAATTAATCAAAGGAGAACCAGATGCATCTTCTTTCCCTTCTGGTGGAATCAGAGCTACTTGTTCAGCTAGAGGTTATACTGCATGGGATATAACATCTCCCGCTTTCGTAAAAGATGGATCTTTATACATCCCAACTGCTTTTATTTCATATACAGGTGAAGCACTTGATAAAAAGACACCTCTTCTTCGTTCAATGGAAGCTTTATCAAAACAGGCTGTTCGTGTTTTAACTGCACTTGGAAACACTGCTACAAAAAAAGTTATAACAACTGTAGGACCTGAACAAGAATATTTCTTAGTTACTAAAGAATTATTTAATAAACGTCAAGATCTTATATATACTGGTAGAACTTTATTTGGTGCAAAATCTCCAAAGGGTCAAGAACTTGATGATCATTATTTTGGAACACTAAAAGAAAGAGTTTCTTCTTACATGAAAGAACTTGATGAAGAACTTTGGAAGCTTGGAATACCAGCAAAAACTAAGCATAATGAAGTTGCTCCTGCACAATTTGAATTAGCTCCAATATTTGGTACAACAAATGTTGCAACTGATAACAATCAAGTTACAATGGATCTTATGAAGAAAGTTGCATTAAGACATGGTTTAGTATGCCTACTTCATGAAAAACCTTTTGCAGGTATAAACGGATCAGGTAAACATAACAACTGGTCAATGAGCACTGACGATGGTCAGAATCTTCTTGATCCAGGTGCAACACCACATGAAAATACTCAATTCTTATTATTCTTAACTTCAGTTATAAAAGCTGTAGATGAATATGCAGATTTATTGAGATTGTCAGCTGCTAATGCTGGTAACGATCATCGTTTAGGTGCTAATGAAGCTCCTCCAGCTATTATCTCCATATTCCTAGGTGACCAGTTAGAAGATGTAATAGAACAACTTGAAAAAGGAGCTGCTACTACTTCAAAAACTACTGGAAACTTATCTCTTGGAGCTTTAACACTTCCAGTACTTGTTAAAGATGCAACTGACAGAAACAGAACATCACCATTTGCATTTACAGGAAATAAATTTGAATTCAGAATGGTACCATCTTCAGGAAATATTGCTGGTCCTAACATTGTTTTAAATACATCAGTTGCTGAAGTACTTTCTGAAGTAGCTGATAGATTAGAAAAAGCATCTGATATAAAAGCTGAAATTCAAGCTATTCTTACTGAAACAGTTAAAGAACATAAAAAAGTTATATTTAACGGAAATGGCTATTCAGATGAATGGGTAGTTGAAGCTGAAAAAAGAGGTCTTCCAAATGTAAAAACTACTGTGGAAGCTGCAAAAGCTTTAGTTGCTGATAAGAATGTAGCTTTACTTGAAAAACATAATGTATTAGATTCAACTGAATCACATGCACGTTATGAAGTTATTCTTGAAAACTATGCTACTACTATAAACATAGAAGCTGAAACAGAACTTTTAATAGCAAAACGTCAAATTTTACCTGCTGTTATTAAATTTGAAACTAGTTTAGCTAAATCAGTTGCTGCTGTGAAAGCTGCTGGTGTAGACGCTAAAGTTCAAACTGAAATACTTTCTGAAGTGGCTGAATTAGCTGGTTCATTAAAGACTAAGATAGCTGATTTAGAAGCTTCAGTAGAAAAAGCTCAAGGTTTAGAAGATGCTTACGATACTGCTCACTTCTACAAATTTGACGTATTTGAAAAAATGAGTGAATTAAGAGAAGTTGCAGATAAACTTGAAACTATAGTAGGTGCAGAATTCTGGCCATTACCAACTTATGGTGAGTTATTATTCGGTATATAAATTTAGTTAGTAAAAAAACTCCTTGTAAAAATTACAAGGAGTTTTTCTTATGTAATTATTAAATACTATTTGGCCATATTTTTAGACTTTTCTGTACATACTCTAACCGCTTCTATTACAGCACTTCTAAATTTATTTTTTTCAAGACAATAAACAGCCTCAATAGTTGTACCACCAGGTGAACACACTTCATCCTTCAATTGTCCCGGATGCTTGCCTGTTTCCAATACCATTTTAGCAGATCCAAGCACAGCTTGTGCAGCCATTTTGTATGCTTTTTCTCTAGGTAAACCCTCTAATACTCCACCATCTGCAAGAGCTTCTATAAACATATATACAAGTGCTGGAGAAGACCCACCTACACTGGTTACCACATCCATTAATTTTTCTTCAACAACTTCCGACTTACCAAAAGCCTTAAAAATATTTGATACTGATTCCATTTCATCATCTGTTACATTTCTGTTTCTACATAGGGATGCCATGCCCTCACCTACAAGTGCTGGTGTATTTGGCATTGCTCTTACGATCTTAATGTCCTTTCCAAAATACTTTTTAATGTTTTCTATACTCATCCCAGCCGCTATGGATACAATAACTACATTGCTTTTAACTGCAGCTTTAATCTTATCAATTACATGGGCATATTTATTAGGCTTAACCGAAAGTATTAATATATCAGCGAACTCTGCCACTTTCATATTATCATTGGTAGTTATTACATTGAAATTTTCCTTAACCTCCTGTAACGATGGATTTGATGGATTACTCACCATTATTTTTTGTGGAGAATAAAGCTTTGAAATTACAATGCCACCTATCATAGCCTTTGCCATATTTCCACAACCTATGAATCCTATATTTTTAGTCATCTTCATGCCGCCTCCTCTTATGCATTGAAAAAACACATATTACTGTGATATAATTAATTTAATTATATCACATTTTTTTACAATGTTTTACGAGTAAATTTAAATCTTTAATTGGTAATTTTAAAATGTAAATTTATCGAAAGGATAAAGCTTCATTAGCTTTTATATAGGTACGAATATGAATACTAGAAAAGAACATATAGATAACGCAAAAAAAATAGTAGTGAAAGTAGGTACTTCAACCCTTACTCATGAAAATGGACTTCTAAATTTTGATAGAATAGATAAACTAGCAAGGCAGCTTTCAGATCTTCACAATCAAGGTAAAGAAGTCATTCTAGTAACTTCTGGTGCCATTGGTGTTGGTACTGCAAAACTAGGAATAAAGACAAAACCCGAAACTATACCTGAAAAGCAGGCAGCTGCTGCAATTGGCCAGGGTATTCTTCTTCACATTTATGAAAAATTCTTTGCAGAGTATGGTCAAATAGTTGCGCAGATTTTACTTACCAAGGACGATATAACCAATAAAACAAGATACAGCAATGCAAAAAATACCTTAAACGAACTTTTGAAACAGGGTGTTATACCCATAGTAAACGAAAATGATGTTATTGCCACACATGAAATAAAATTTGGAGATAATGACACCTTATCCGCTTTAGTTTCAAGTATAGTGGATGCTGATCTCCTTATATTACTTTCAGATATTAATGGTTTATATGATTCAGACCCCCGAGCAAATAGAGATGCTAAACTTATATCTCTTGTAGATGAGATTACAAAGAAAATTGAAAGTTTTGGCGGTGCTCCTGGTTCAAAGCTTGGTGTTGGAGGTATGTACACTAAAATTAAAGCTGCAAAAATTGCAGTAGAACATGGTGTATCAATGATAATTGCAAATGGTTCTGATGACGATGTAATAAAAAATATAATATCAAATAAAGAAATAGGTACGCTCTTTTCAGCACATAAATAGTATATTTACAATAATGGAGGTTATTAAATGAATATTAATGATTATGTAATTGAAAAAGCTAAAAATGCTAGTCTAGCTGCACGAAAACTTGGTACTTTAGATACTAATATAAAAAACAATGCATTAATTGCCATGGCTGAAGCCCTTAAAAATAATGAAGAAAATATTTTAAAGGCAAACAGTATAGACGTAGAAAATGCTAAAAAAACCGGCACTACCACAGCACTTATTGATAGATTGACTTTAAATGAAAAGAGAATAGCTGGTATGGCAGATGGTCTTAGAAGCGTAGCTGCACTGCCTGACCCAATAGGTGAAGTTACTGGTATGTGGAAAAGACCAAATAACTTAAATATAGGTAGAATTAAAGTACCTCTTGGCACTATAGGCATAATTTATGAGGCAAGACCAAATGTAACAGTTGATGCAGCGGCACTATGCCTTAAAAGCGGTAATTCTGTTGTTCTAAGAGGTGGCAGTGAAGCTATAAATTCTAACCTGGAAGTCTATAGAACCATTAATGACGCGGCAATTAAAGCAGGCCTTCCAGAAGGTTCCATTGAATTTATAGATATAACTGAACGAGAAGCAGTAAATATTCTTATGAAACTTAATAAATATATAGACGTATTAATTCCAAGAGGTGGTGCAGGTTTAATTAATAACGTGGTAAATAATTCTACTGTACCTGTAATCCAAACTGGCGTTGGAAACTGTCATGTCTATGTTCACAGTGATGCAGATTTAGAAATGGCTGAAAACATAATAGTAAATGCAAAAACTCAAAGGCCTGCTGTTTGTAATGCCATGGAAACATTACTTGTTCACAAGTCAGTTGCCGAGGAATTTCTACCTAAGCTTGGAAATACTTTAAAAGCTTTAGGAGTGGAAATAAGAGGCTGCAGTGAAACTCAAAGGATACTTCCTTATGCAAAGCCTGCTTCTGAAGAAGACTATGAAATAGAATTCTTAGATTTAATATTGGCTGTAAAAGTAGTTGATTCCTTAGATGAAGCATTAGACCATATTTATAAGTACAGCACAAAACATTCTGAAGCCATAATAACAAACAGCTATGAAGCTTCTCAGCGCTTCTTAAAAGAAGTTGATTCATCTGCTGTATACGTAAATGCCTCTACAAGATTCACTGATGGAGGAGAGTTTGGTTTTGGAGCAGAAATTGGTATAAGTACCCAAAAACTTCATGCAAGAGGACCTATGGGCTTAAATGAACTAACAACTATAAAGTATATAATATATGGTGACGGACAGATAAGAAAATAGAATTTTTAATCTATTAAAAATTCTTAATATAAAATATGGCAAGTTGCGTCCTGTCCCTCAGGTTTAGTTTTTCAAGAAGACCAGTTACATAATTTCTAACAGTGCCATCGCTGATAAATAATTTATCAGCGATTTCTTTATTTGACATGCCTTCCCCTACCAGCTGCAGTATTTCAAATTCTCTTGGTGAAATTTTCTTGAAGAAGCAAAAGTATATTACATTTATTTTCTTAACTACATGTCTCTATCCCTTTTTACGTAAAATTTAATATAGCTATTATTCATGTAATCATAGGAATAAAAAATAGGCAAATCATTTTCGTCAAAATGCAGCTGCTTTAACAGCATGGTCTTGTCCCCAAGCTTTGTTAGTGCTTTCTTATCAAAAATACTGCTGCCATCTGGCAAACATATTTCACTTAACGCATAGCTTATATTTATACTCATTTTATCTTTTAACAAATTCAGCAAAGAGCCAGTTATACCTTCAGAGAAAAAGTCCCCTGCTATACTCTTTGGAAATATATTAAAAGTATATGCAAGATTTATATCTCCATTCTTCCTTGTTCTTTTAATAATAACTACATTCTCATCCGAATTTAACTTCTCACTCCACTCCTCAATTGTTTCTCTTTCATATACCTTCATATTCCCCTCGGATGCAACAATTCCAGTATTATTTATCATGGTTTTAGTACTTTGCAGCTTATTTAGAGAGCTATTTATTACTCCTCTGTTTTTGTTTACATAGGTTCCAACTCCATTTTTTGATATTAAAACCCCTTGCCTTTGCAAAAGTTTTATTGCTTCTCTTAAGGTGGATCTTGAAACCTGCAGCTGTTTTGCAAGCAGTGGTTCTGTGGGCAACTTGTCCCCTTCCTTAAATACACCATCTTTAATCATATTTTCTAGCTGCTGTTTTATTTTTAAATAAAGCAAGGTATTCACTTCTTTCCGTTAATATTTCTAGCAGTAAATATAGTTCTGAAATTTATGTATTATTAGCTTATTTCTAATCTATTTTTAAGCCATCATAGGCTACTATTATCTGAAATTTGCTATATTTTTTTACTTCTTTTTCTAACAATGCATGTGTCAGGTGATGCTTATGATTTATATGAGTTAAATATACTTTTGTATTACTATCTATAGTACCATTATCATAAAACACCTTTAAAACTTTTATCAAACTTATGAGATCTAAATGACCAAAAGGTTTATCTTCTTTTCTTATTTCTCCTGCAAAGGTACATTCCATAACTAATAAATCTATATACTTTTCTTTTAAATATTCTATTGTCTCTGCTAGTGGATATCCTGTATCAACACCATAAAATAATATCCTACCATCCTCCAAAGTTATAAAATAATTATTAGAATTCTCATTTATTCCAAAACCATAATGTGCTCCCTTTAATGGAACAACTTTCAGCTTTTCTATTTCATACTCTTTATAATATTCTATTGGTACGAATTCTACCATCTTATCTTTTATGACAGGTGAATTAGCAAAATTGCTCTCTCCCATTCTAAAGTCTTTTAACTGTTCCATAACCCACTGGTGTCCACTTTGACTTAGATAAATATTTATTTTTTCTCCAGCATCTCCATATACCATTTCCTTTAATAATAGTTCGGATAAACATAAATGGTCACTATGTGAATGAGTTATTAATATATGTTTCAGTTCAGTCATATCTAAGTTATGTTTCATTGATGTAGCCAATACATCAGGGCCAAAATCAATTTGAATTCTTTTATTTATTCTGAACGAACTTCTGAGCCTTAACTCTCTTCCACAAACTTTTCTTGCATTTTGACAGACTTTGCAGCCACATAAAGGGTTTGGTATACCCTCAGCAGCACCAGTACCTAAAAACATTAAATTATCATTTATCATTTTACTTATATATCCCCCAAACTAAAAAATTCTTACTTATGCTACTTCCTGAAGCAATAAAGCTTTTGTCAGATCAAATATATTTAAAATATATGGGATTACAAACTGCCAGAACTTCCCTATTCATTTTATCAAGTATTTCTGCTCTTATCCACTTAATACTACTATCTCCATTTATT from Clostridium pasteurianum BC1 includes:
- the proB gene encoding glutamate 5-kinase — translated: MNTRKEHIDNAKKIVVKVGTSTLTHENGLLNFDRIDKLARQLSDLHNQGKEVILVTSGAIGVGTAKLGIKTKPETIPEKQAAAAIGQGILLHIYEKFFAEYGQIVAQILLTKDDITNKTRYSNAKNTLNELLKQGVIPIVNENDVIATHEIKFGDNDTLSALVSSIVDADLLILLSDINGLYDSDPRANRDAKLISLVDEITKKIESFGGAPGSKLGVGGMYTKIKAAKIAVEHGVSMIIANGSDDDVIKNIISNKEIGTLFSAHK
- a CDS encoding MBL fold metallo-hydrolase gives rise to the protein MINDNLMFLGTGAAEGIPNPLCGCKVCQNARKVCGRELRLRSSFRINKRIQIDFGPDVLATSMKHNLDMTELKHILITHSHSDHLCLSELLLKEMVYGDAGEKINIYLSQSGHQWVMEQLKDFRMGESNFANSPVIKDKMVEFVPIEYYKEYEIEKLKVVPLKGAHYGFGINENSNNYFITLEDGRILFYGVDTGYPLAETIEYLKEKYIDLLVMECTFAGEIRKEDKPFGHLDLISLIKVLKVFYDNGTIDSNTKVYLTHINHKHHLTHALLEKEVKKYSKFQIIVAYDGLKID
- a CDS encoding GntR family transcriptional regulator, with protein sequence MLYLKIKQQLENMIKDGVFKEGDKLPTEPLLAKQLQVSRSTLREAIKLLQRQGVLISKNGVGTYVNKNRGVINSSLNKLQSTKTMINNTGIVASEGNMKVYERETIEEWSEKLNSDENVVIIKRTRKNGDINLAYTFNIFPKSIAGDFFSEGITGSLLNLLKDKMSINISYALSEICLPDGSSIFDKKALTKLGDKTMLLKQLHFDENDLPIFYSYDYMNNSYIKFYVKRDRDM
- a CDS encoding glutamate-5-semialdehyde dehydrogenase encodes the protein MNINDYVIEKAKNASLAARKLGTLDTNIKNNALIAMAEALKNNEENILKANSIDVENAKKTGTTTALIDRLTLNEKRIAGMADGLRSVAALPDPIGEVTGMWKRPNNLNIGRIKVPLGTIGIIYEARPNVTVDAAALCLKSGNSVVLRGGSEAINSNLEVYRTINDAAIKAGLPEGSIEFIDITEREAVNILMKLNKYIDVLIPRGGAGLINNVVNNSTVPVIQTGVGNCHVYVHSDADLEMAENIIVNAKTQRPAVCNAMETLLVHKSVAEEFLPKLGNTLKALGVEIRGCSETQRILPYAKPASEEDYEIEFLDLILAVKVVDSLDEALDHIYKYSTKHSEAIITNSYEASQRFLKEVDSSAVYVNASTRFTDGGEFGFGAEIGISTQKLHARGPMGLNELTTIKYIIYGDGQIRK
- a CDS encoding glutamine synthetase III gives rise to the protein MSNLVETFGSNVFSDAVIKERLPKATYKAYKKAIEKGLALDLDSANVIASAMKDWAVEKGATHFTHWFQPLTETTAEKHDSFISPTGDGKLLLEFSGKELIKGEPDASSFPSGGIRATCSARGYTAWDITSPAFVKDGSLYIPTAFISYTGEALDKKTPLLRSMEALSKQAVRVLTALGNTATKKVITTVGPEQEYFLVTKELFNKRQDLIYTGRTLFGAKSPKGQELDDHYFGTLKERVSSYMKELDEELWKLGIPAKTKHNEVAPAQFELAPIFGTTNVATDNNQVTMDLMKKVALRHGLVCLLHEKPFAGINGSGKHNNWSMSTDDGQNLLDPGATPHENTQFLLFLTSVIKAVDEYADLLRLSAANAGNDHRLGANEAPPAIISIFLGDQLEDVIEQLEKGAATTSKTTGNLSLGALTLPVLVKDATDRNRTSPFAFTGNKFEFRMVPSSGNIAGPNIVLNTSVAEVLSEVADRLEKASDIKAEIQAILTETVKEHKKVIFNGNGYSDEWVVEAEKRGLPNVKTTVEAAKALVADKNVALLEKHNVLDSTESHARYEVILENYATTINIEAETELLIAKRQILPAVIKFETSLAKSVAAVKAAGVDAKVQTEILSEVAELAGSLKTKIADLEASVEKAQGLEDAYDTAHFYKFDVFEKMSELREVADKLETIVGAEFWPLPTYGELLFGI
- the proC gene encoding pyrroline-5-carboxylate reductase; the encoded protein is MTKNIGFIGCGNMAKAMIGGIVISKLYSPQKIMVSNPSNPSLQEVKENFNVITTNDNMKVAEFADILILSVKPNKYAHVIDKIKAAVKSNVVIVSIAAGMSIENIKKYFGKDIKIVRAMPNTPALVGEGMASLCRNRNVTDDEMESVSNIFKAFGKSEVVEEKLMDVVTSVGGSSPALVYMFIEALADGGVLEGLPREKAYKMAAQAVLGSAKMVLETGKHPGQLKDEVCSPGGTTIEAVYCLEKNKFRSAVIEAVRVCTEKSKNMAK
- a CDS encoding DUF3783 domain-containing protein — encoded protein: MTLNNDKLILIYGFNQEEIVNIGELVLSNKLVKFKVIDRHMGKMKIESIIQGLILPVAHGIVSNEKVVLFNNLDDEELEKTIKVFRNSVDRKTIFAVVTPTSIKWTFDDLLEHLVEERKWAERRKK
- a CDS encoding helix-turn-helix domain-containing protein; its protein translation is MTRIGEKIKALRTKNGLTQKTLGKKLGVSEGFVNELETGRKVANEAIIKRISKVFGKDLDDINMYADEQKETKETNVSRDKISIKSDRRKQEVNAVWDDALGSILKNVPVYKTDLKTVVSSKKLPIIANKIEGYAQDKVFFVEIQNDDMIGFRVAKGDIAFAHTIHEIENNSLCLLEYDDQVIIRQIKKLDSNKVLLVSNSGSGVKTQTAYVREIKPLAKLDKLEIIL
- a CDS encoding peptidylprolyl isomerase, with product MNPIVTIKISNGDIIKAELYPDLAPNTVNNFISLIKKGFYNGLIFHRVIPGFVIQGGCPNGTGTGNPGYSIKGEFEINGFKNDIKHVEGVLSMARSMSPDSAGSQFFIMVGDSPHLDRQYAGFGKVIEGLDIAKKIADAKTDYRDKPLEDIIMQEVTVDTLEKEYDEPEKI
- the murI gene encoding glutamate racemase, producing the protein MEMQSKSIGFFDSGVGGISVLKRAIKLLPNENFIYYGDSKNAPYGTKNVNEVRQLSFQVSDFLMEKNIKALVVACNTATSAAIKDLRIRYSNIPVIGIEPALKPAVEIKRRGKVLIMATPVTLAEKKFNNLLKKYNDKADITLLPCPGLVELIEAGVLSGNKLENYLKEKLSVYINSEIAAIVLGCTHYPFIENEISKLTQDVPIIDGSLGTVKQLKRKLVALNLLNLSGQKGSVEILNSSEDKIELSRKLLNM